Part of the Henckelia pumila isolate YLH828 chromosome 2, ASM3356847v2, whole genome shotgun sequence genome is shown below.
TGAAATGGAAAAGTACCATTGAAATTGCATTTGTCTTTGAAAACCTCAAGTTTTTATTGACGGAGGAGTGTCCTCCGGAGCCCCATTTGAATGATGCTCGTACTGTACGGGAAATATATGATCGATGGGTTGTAGCAAACAATAAAGCTAAAAGCTATATGTTGGCTGGAATGAACCATGTGCTTAGGATGAAGCACGAACATGCAGAGAGTGCTTATGAGATAATGGGTTATCTGCAAGCCATGTTTGGACAACAGTCTAGTCAATTTAAGCATGAGGCAAATGTTGCTGAAAGCAATCCATCTTCTTTCAAATCTAGTTTGAAAAGGAAGAAAAAATGGGAAAGGAAAGGGAACCATTAAAAAACCCAAAGGAATATGTTTTCACTGTGGGGTTGAAGGCCATTGGAAGATAAACTGTACTAAGTATCTCGATGACGTAaaggagaagaataaagataaatttgatttaCTTGTTCTAGAATCTTGCTTAGTAACTCATGTTTCTACTATATGGATAGTTGATTTGGGAGCTACTAATCACGTGTGTTCTTCAATACAGCTACTTGATTCTTATGAAGAACTTGTTGAGGGGTCTTTCACTATGAGAGTTGGCAATGGGGCAGTGGTTTCGGCAAAACCAGTGTGAGAAGTTAAACTTAGTTTTGTTAATAAACATTtggttttgaaaaatttttattttgttccgGGTTTTTGGAGGAACTTAATTTCCGTTTCGAATTTGCATGAACAATTTTAttccttttttttaataataataagattGTTATTTTGAGAAGTGGGCGTATGATTTGTACTGCATTTATGGAAAATGGATTGTATGTTCTGAAACCAAATGAACATACACTGCTAAATGTTGAAATGTTTAAAGTAGATCATCTTAAATCAAAAAGGCAAAATGTTTCTAATGAAGATAAAACATATCTATGGTACCTAAGGTTAGGACATATTTCCTTATAAAGATTGAAGAGACTAGTAAAGGATGGCCCTTTAAGAGAGCTAAATGTTGGCACTCTACCTATTTGTGAATCTTGTCTAGaagaaaaaataactaaaaaaccTTTAATAGCAAAGGGCAATAGGGTCAAGGAACCACTAGAACTAATACATAGTGATGTATGTGGTCCCATGACTACACAAGCTAGAGGTGGTTATGAGTACTTTGTCACTTTAATTGATGATTACTCAAGATATGGATACGTTTATGTTATGCATAGAAAATCCGAGACTTTTGGAAAGTTCAAAGAATTTCATGCGGAATCCGAAAGACAACTAGGTAAACCTTTGAAGTGTCTTTGATCTGATCGAGGTGGCGAGTATCTTGATACTGAATTCAAAGATTATTTGCTAGAGCATGGTATATTGTACCAACTCATAGCGTCTAGTACCCCACAGCAAAGTGGTGTTgctgaaaggagaaatcgtaCTTTGCGTGATATGGTGAGATCCATGATGAGCTACTCATCACTGCCAATCTCTTTTTGAGGTTATGCAATAGAGACGGCAACATACATCTGTGCCATCTAAGTCAATCCACAAGACGCCTCTAGAGTTATGGAATGGGAGAAAACCTAGTTTATCTCATTTTCACATATGGGGTGTCCAACACATGTGTTGGAAGGAAAGACTGGAAAATTTCATCCACGTTCAAAAGTGTGTTTGTTTGTTGGATACGCCAAAGGGACGAGAGGAGGTTGGTTTTACGATCTTGAAGATAAGAAGGTaattatttcaaataatttcatCTTTCTTGAAGAGGATTACATGACCAACTTCAAGcctcaaattaaaattatactCGAGGAGTTACTAAATGATGAGATCATTAAATGTCCAACAAAATTTATCAAAGAAACCATTACTGATTCCACTGATTCGAGTCAGGTCATGCCACCTAGACGTAGTGGGATGGTAATGAGACTACCTGTCCGTTATCGTCAAGAGGAATAGGTAAATGTTTCCATTACTGATGGGGTGGAAGATGATCCATTGTCATTCAAACGTGCAATGGAGGACTCTAACAAAGAGAGGTGGCTTGAAGCAATGAAACAAGAAATAGAGTCGATGTATTCCAATTCAATCTGTGTTCTTGTAGATCCACCGGAAAAGGTTAGACCTATAGGGTgtaatggatctacaagaggaAAAGAGGTGTAGATGGGAAAGTGGAGACTTTCAAAGCAAGGATAGTATCAAAGGGTTATACCCAAAAGGAAAGAGTCGATTATTTAGAGACTTTCTCTCCTCTAGTCATGCTAAAATCCATCCACATATTAATTTCAATTGCTGCTCATTTTGACTATAAAATATGGAAGATGGATGTCAAGACTGCTTTTTTGAATGACCATCTAGACGAGGAAATATATATGCAGCAACCAGAGGGTTTTATAGCCCAAGGCCAAGAACAAAAAGTTTGCAAATTGCTTAGATCTATTTACGGACTAAAGCAAGCCTCTAGATCatggaaccataaatttgatgaaacaataaagtcCTATGGGTTTGATCAAAGTGTTGATGAGCCTTGTGTATACAAGCACATCGAATATGGTAAAGTGGTATTTATTGTGCTTTACATAGACGATATTCTACTTATTGTGAATGATGTGGAAAAATTGTCTATGGTAAAGGGTTGGCTAGCCAAGCAATTCCAAATGAAAGATTTTGGAGAAGAAAATTACATTCTTGGAATTCGAATTGTTCGAGATCGCAAGAATAAATTGTTGGCATTGTCTCAAGCAACTTATATTGATAAGATGTTATTACGTTATAGAATGCAAGATTCCAAGAAGGGTTTCCTACCAACCCGACATGGGGTCTTCCTCTCCAAGGAGCAGTGTCCAAAGACACCTCAAGAGGTTGAGGACATGAGACGTGTTCCCTATGCCTCTGCAGTAGGCAGCCTCATGTGCGCGATGTTGTGCACAAGTCCAGACATTTGTTATGTTGTAGGGATAGTCAGTCGTTTCCAATCAAATCCTGGTATGGATCATTGGACAGCGGTAAAGAACGTTCTCAAGTATCTTCAAAGAACGACCAATATATGCTTATCTATTAAGGTGAAGACCTCAAAATAGACGATTACACTGAttctgattttcaatcaaacaGAGACACACAAACCTCCACTTTTCTTTAAAAATACTCTTTTACTCTTGACACCTCAACTCTCTTATACCTCATCACACACATCAAAATACTTTCTTTTACTTTCGACCATTGGCTCATAAAATTTCCtcttccttttaaattttgaaaggACATCATGATTCAAAGGCCTACATCAATACTCTGTCTTCCTCATGGGAGGTGCATCATGACCTGAGAGCCTTCATTCACACTTCGTCTAGTGGAGGGACATCATGACTCAATGACCTACATCCACACCCTGTCTTCCTCTCGGGAGGGATATCATGACCAAAGAACCTAGATCCACACTCCGTCAACCTTAGGGGTGTTCATTCGGtccaaaccgaaccgaaccgaaccaaaccaaaccaaaccaaaccaaaccgaatcgaaccgaatggttcggttcggttaaaaACCGAATTTTTTTCAGTTTTTCGGTTCGGTCTAACCGAATTTACATTTAGTTAttaataaaagcaaataaaaaattaatttatttaaaaataaaaaaatcgattTTTGGCTTGGTTTGGTTCGGTTCGGGGAACCGATcgaaaaaaaccgaaccgaaaaccaaaaatccaaaaatcgaaAAAGAAACCGAGTTTTCGGTTTAAATCAAATTTTCGATTTTGGCTCGATTCGAGCGGTTAACGAAACTGTGAACACCCTTAGTCAACCTCTTAGAAACTTTGCCACAAGCCATAAAAATTACTTTACCCTTTTCTTTTCCTCAAAATTCAACACACAAAATACCAAGGAAATACACAACACAAAAACACACCAAaaaccacacacacacacgcacacacactACACACCAAAAATATACAACAATTACACTAAACATAACACAATACACACCCATACACACATCACACGGAATAAAATACCCACACACACCGTACTGGACAACCCCCAAAACACACACTACACACAGTACACGCACACGCTCACACACACAAAGTACAGACACAAGCACAcaatttacacacacacacacatacacacactaTTTCACACATATACACATGCACCCACTGTACACGTATAAAATATGTGTGCTGTTCACGTATACGTACTATATATGTGAATAGTAACTATATACCAACCGTATTTTTGCGTATAGACTCACTTTTACACCTTCAAACTTTTATATACACGTAGATCTATCAAAATAACACCTTTTATCAACCAAATCGTATCAAATTCACTTtgaaaaatatatgactttaccAATGAGTCAAAGACACCGATTAAAACTTTCCTTTGAATGTAGGGATCGAGGATTTGGAGATGATTCAAGGATCGACAGTTGGAGACTTTCAGGTGAAGAGGTACCCAGATATAATTTAAGTAAAAAGTTAGTATTTAGTGAATTTTGGGATTTTATTAGcatgatttatatttaaatttatttaggaATAAAACcgacattaatttaattaaaattgagTTAATAggattattttataaatttttgaccGAATAGTGTAATTAACCagttaataaaatatatggTTGTGATAATTGAGATTTGATAaagatatgtatatatatatacgtataaataaatatgaaatagATAGGAATATTTATATACGTAATTAGcaaattaaggaaatttcaatctgtaattaatggattttaattattagtaatTAAGTATTAaacatttgtttaaaaaaataagaaggAAACGTATAGAAAGGGGAACAAATTAAAAAGAACGATCAGTAGAAGGGAGTGGCAAAAAATCGTGAGAAAAAGAGGGAGAATAAAAGAGGGGCGGCTAGGGTTTGTTCTTGGCCTTCGATTGCATTCTGAACACGCTCCAATCCTTGAAACGATTCCAAATCTTCGATCCCCGCATTCTAAGGcaatttttaatctttttattTGACTCATCGTTAAGGTCATATATTTTTCAAAGTGTAATTGATTCGATTTAATTGATAAAAAGTGTTATTTTCATAGATCTATATGTATATGAAaatttgaagttgtaaaagtgATTTTATACCCAAAAATACGGTTGGTATACGGTTACTATTCACATATACTATATGTATACGTCAACAATACACGTATTTTATACGTGTACAGCGTGTGCATGTGTATTTGTTGTGTGCATGTGTTTAAGTGTCTGCAGTGTGTGTTAAAGTGTGTGTGTCGTGTatatcatatacatatatatatgtactgtGTGTGTCGTgtgaataatatatatatgtaaaggtgtgtgtgttgtgtatattatatatttttatttatgtgcgTGAGTATAgagtataaaataatataattgcgTTAGTGCAAGGGTGGGTATGTGTGTTGTGTGTGCGTGAGTTTGGGGGTGGGGTTGGGTGTGTGCGTGAGTTTGGAAAGGGTGGGGTTGATGTGTGTATATGTGTGTTTGGTTGTGTATTTTTTATGTGTGTTG
Proteins encoded:
- the LOC140884832 gene encoding uncharacterized protein, giving the protein MSTSHVLALLNERLIGENFLKWKSTIEIAFVFENLKFLLTEECPPEPHLNDARTVREIYDRWVVANNKAKSYMLAGMNHVLRMKHEHAESAYEIMGYLQAMFGQQSSQFKHEANVAESNPSSFKSSLKRKKKWERKGNH